In Rhodothermales bacterium, the sequence CCCCTCCTCGATTCGAGAGCCTGCCCCGTACTTGATACGGGGAGGGGCCTGAATTGTCACGCGGCAGCGCACTCCTTTGTAAACTGTCCGAAGTATTAAGGTTGCAGGTTGCAGGTGTGAAGGTTTTTGGTTCGAAGGTCGCAACTTGCCAACCTGCAACTTGCCAACCTGCAACCTGTAACCTGTAACCTGCAACCTGTAACCTGCAACCTGTAACCTATAATCGTCCCATGGGATTTGGAGAAGCGTTTCGAATGGCGATTGATGCGTTGCGGGCGAATAAAACCCGCTCGTTCCTCACGCTGGTCGGTATGATCATCGGAGTGTTTGCCATCATCGTTTCCGTTACGGCCGTTGAGGTGATCGATGTCTACTTCAAGGACTCGATGCAATTCCTGGGATCGTCCACCTTTAACGTCACACGGTACCCGCAAATACGCGTGGATGGCGGCCGGCGGGACGAACGCAACCGTCCGAATCTATCCTACGAACAGATCGAGCGTCTCTCGTCTCTGATGGAGTTGCCGGTGACGGTGAGCGTGATCGAGGACTTTCATTTCGGAGCGGTTCGTTATGGCTCGCGAGAAACCGAACCTAACCTGGTGTTGCTCGGGGGCGATCAGAACTTCCTGGGCAACTTCAGCTACGAGTTGGAGCAGGGGCGCTTCCTGACCGAGCAGGATGTGCAGTACGCCCGGGGTGTAGCCGTCATCGGGAAGCCGTTAGCCGATGAGCTGTTCCCGAGCGAGACCCCCCTGGGCAAGTCGATCCGGATGGACGGTCACCGCTATGAAGTTGTCGGCGTGCTCGCGGAGAAAGGCAGTTTTCTCGGATTCAGCCAGGACAATCGCATCGTGACGCCGATCACGCGACTCTTCACGCTGTATGGCAGCACGGACCGCAACATCGGAAGCGTCAGCCTGCGGGTTCAGGACCCCGTCCTGCTAAATGCCGCCATGGAGGAGGCGATCGGCCGGATGCGGGCCATCCGCAAGGTGCCCCCGGGAGAGGAGAATAACTTCGAGATCGCCACGAACGATACCTTTCAGGGCTTCTTCGATGCATTTACTGGTGTATTGCGCGTGGGCGGCGCCGGCATCGGCCTCATCTCGCTGTTTGCCGCCGGCATCGGGATCATGAACATCATGCTGGTGTCCGTCACCGAGCGGACCCGCGAGATCGGCATCCGGAAGTCGATCGGCGCCCGCCGGAAAGACATCATGCGTCAGTTTCTGTTGGAGGCGTTTTTCCTGTGTCAGATCGGCGGGCTGATCGGCATCCTGCTCGGCGCGCTGGTTGGCAACGGGGTGGCGTTGTATTTCGACATTCGTGCGGTTTTTCCCTGGGATTGGGCGATCATCGGCATCGTGATGGTTACCTTCATTTCTCTCATCTTTGGCGGATTCCCGGCCTACAAAGCGGCCCGGCTGGATCCGATCGATTCGCTGCGTTACGAATAACGTGGCCGGCCTCTCTAACGCATATGGATAAGGCGAAGCAAGACGCGGCCAAGCAGGCCCTCGGCGAAGCGGCGGCTCGACTCGTGGAGGATGGCATGCGCGTCGGGTTGGGAACGGGCTCCACGACGGCGCTCGCGATCGAGGCTATCGGTCGACGCGTTCGAGCAGAAGGTCTTCGCATCGTCGGAGTACCCACGTCCTTCGCCGCGGAGCGCCGGGCCAGAACGTTCGGAATTCCGCTTGCGACACTGGACGATGTGGAAGCCCTCGACCTCGCGATTGATGGGGCGGATGAGGTGGACCCTGCTTTTAACCTCATCAAGGGCGGTGGGGCGGCCCACACCCGAGAGAAAATCGTGGCGGCCCTGGCAAAACGCTTCGTGGTGCTGGTAGATGAGTCCAAGCTCGTTCGCCGGCTGGGCCTGACCCGCCCTGTCCCACTAGAAGTGTTACCCATGGCGCTGGCGCCGGTCCAACGCGCGCTCGAACGACTGGGCGCGAAACCCGAACTGCGCATGGCCGTGCGGAAAGACGGTCCAGTGGTGACGGACCAGGGCTTCTGGATCGTGGACGCCATGTTCCCTCCGATCGAGGACCCGGCGCGACTGGCGATAGAGCTGCAGGCGATTCCCGGGGTGCTGGACCATGGTCTGTTCATCGGCCTGGCCCACGATGTTCTGGTGGCGGCCGACGACGGAACGGTGCGCGAACTCGTGCGCGAAGCCTAACCGCACGCCTTAACCAACCGAATGAAAAAAGCCCTCTCCGGCAGCGCAGGAGAGGGCTTTTTTGGTCTCTTAGGCCCCGATGAAACGCTGTAAGCGTTACTTGAGCTTAAACGTGATCGGGAGCGACATTTTCACCGGCACGGCCTTGCCACGCTGACGACCCGGCTTGAACTTCGCCTGGCTGACGGCGCGAACCGCCTCTTCGTCGCACCCGGCGCCGATGCCGCGGACAACCACGGGATCAAGCACTTCCCCGTTGACGCCAACGACGAACTGGACGAACACGCGTCCTTCAACGCCGGCTTTCTTCGCGATTTCCGGGTACCGGATCTTGCTCTGGATCGAACCGAGGCCGCCGATCAACTCGGGCATGTCCTCCACGATCATGAAAATTTCGGTCTCTTCTTCTTCCTCCTCAGCCGCCGGCGGAGGAGGAGGGAGGTCCACGATCTCCTGATCTAACTCGAGAGAGACGTCGAGATCCAGGTCTTCGTCTTCGAGGATCTCATCGTCCGGCACCTCGACTGGAACCGGAGGCTTCGGAGGGGGCGGGGGTTTCTCTACTTGCTTCGTCTGCAGGATTTCTTCCATTTGCACGATCTCCTGCTGGACCTCCACCACCTGGAAGCTGGAGTCCGACGTGAGGTCGAACCGGAAGGCTGCGATGAGGACCACAAGCGCAAGGACCAGACCTACCTGGACAAACAGGTGGTACTGGCTACGCAGGTTGGCTTTGTCGGATTTTCTTAAAGACATGGGCGCACGTCACGCTAAATGAGGATAATACCCGTTCTGGCGGGCCCCTAAGATAAAGAAGGGAAACTCGGAAGATCAATGCCGCGACGCGGATTCCTGAGATTCCCCTGGGATATCTATTTTATAGACACCGTGGCGCCCTGGAAGTTGCCGAGGTGGCTGCCTTCAGGCACATGGCTCCGGGTTACTGCCATCGTTTCCGCTCGATCCAGTGCTGAACGCCGGCGGCGGTGAAGAGCCCGATCAGGTTCGCGGCTGCGTCCAACGGATCCGGCGTGCGATCCCAGGGCAGCAGGCCCTGATACACCTCCGTGCCGATGGCATACAGCGCCCCGAGGCCCAGGACGAGGGCAAATCGGTAGGGGAGCTTTTGGGGGAGTGCGCGCAGCCAGAGCCAGCCCAGGCCCATAAAAAGTGAGAAGTGGACGATTTTATCCGGACGCAACAGGTCGATGTCGAGATCGGGCAGGTCGTTACCGGGAATGGAGCAGGCCGCCATGATGCCCAGCGTCCATCCGATAGCCAGTACATAGGCTCGGGTCATGGATCGACGTAAAATCGGGTGCGAAAAAGGTCGGGAAGATGGGGGGTGAGATCGCTGGCCATCATGGCACGGGGGTTCACGGACGCGGCGTGGCGATCGGCGGCTGCCCCGCCGATGTGCAGGGCGCACAGGGCGGCGTCGAGGGGCGAGAGGCCCTGGGCGAGGAAGCCTGTGCATAGACCGGCCAGGACGTCGCCTGTTCCTGCCGTCGCCAGCAGGGCGTTGCCGGTGCCATTGATGAAGACGCGGCCATCCGGCGCGGCCACGATACTCGGCAGGCCCTTTACGATGAGCACGCACTGCCAGCGCCTGGCGTAGGCGCTGGCGAGCGTGATACGGTTCGAGGTGTCGACTTCCCCGCCGGCCAGCGTTCGAAACTCCCCCAGGTGCGGGGTGAGAATCCAGTCGCCGGCGGACAGATCGGCGATGTGTGCCTCCATGCCGGCGAGCGCCACAAGGCCGTCCGCATCCACCACAGTCGGCAGCCGCGCGCGCTTCAACAGGGCCCGGACGAATGCCTGCGTCCCTGGCTGGCGTCCGAGCCCGGGGCCAACCAGGAGCGCGCGGGCTTTTTTCAGGGGCCCCTCCAGGGCATCGACGGCCGGTCCGGCTTCGATGCCATCCGCATTCGTTGGCAGCGGCGCGGTCATGACATCGGTGAGTTTGACGGCCAGCACGGGCTGGGCCGGGGCCGCCGTCGCACAGATGACCGCACCGGCTCCGGAACGTGCGGCCGCCTCGGCCGCCAGAGCCGCCGCTCCGGTGAAGCCGACGGAGCCGGCGACGACGAGCGCCGTCCCCACGCTGTACTTGTGGGCATCGTGCGCCCGGGTGGGCAATAAGGCGCGGATCGCCGCGTCGGTGGTGCGATGGGCACATCCGGGCGCGGCCGCGGCGCGGGCGATGAGATGGGCAGGGATGCCGATTTCAACAGTTTCGATCCACCCGGCCACGCGAGGTCCTTCGCCAAGCAGCAGACCGGCTTTCAACGCCCCCATCGTGATCGATCCATCGGCCACTACCGGCCGGCCATGCGCTTCGCCCGTGTCGCTGTCGAGGCCAGTAGGGATGTCCAGCGCGACCACGGGTACGTCCGCCGCGTTGATCGCGTCCACCACCTCCTGATACCGAGCGCCCAGCGCACGCGTCAGTCCCGTGCCCAGCAACGCGTCCACGAGCAGATCGGCGCTGGCGAGTCGGTCGAGGGAATCGGAGGCCTGGAGGTCGAACACGGCGACACGCTCGCCGTCTTCGGCGACGAGGCGTTCCAGCAGGCGATAATTGAGCGCCGCATCGGGCGGCAGCGCCTCGGCATTGGCCATGCAGCCCGCGAACACGTGCGCACCCCGGGCATGAAGCACGCGTGCCACCACGAGGCCATCGCCCCCATTATTTCCGGCGCCGCACAGGCACACCACTCGCCGGCCCATCACAGCGCCAAAACGGGACTCGATGACCCGCACCGCCTCGCGGCCGGCGGTCTCCATCAAGGTGAAACCCGGGATGCCGAACACCTCGATCGTCTCGCGATCGGCGGCGCGCATGGCGGCTGCGGTCAGGACGGGGAGGTGAAGGGGTTGCATGTACGGGGTTTAAGGATCAAGGTAGGGGGGCAACCTTAACCTACGCATCAAACGGCTATTTGATTGTCAGGGTATCACTCAATTCGGTTGCCCATCGAGCGCGTACCGTGAGGCTGTCCGTGCTCCACTGGATTGGTTCGGCAAATGCAAACGGAGCGATAGCGCCGCCGTCCCACCGCATGTTGCCGTTTCGGTCCAGGAACGCGCGGACCCGATACCGAGTCTGCGCTGGCAGGTTGGAAAATAAAAAACGGCCCTCCGCATCGGTGGCAACGGCCGGGATGGGCTGCGAAGGGGGCTGATAGGGCATGAGTTCGACCACCGGCGCACCCGTCGCTCCCGAATCGGCCCGGGCAACACCGCTCAGTTCCCCAAGTTCGTCGGGGGAGAGGTAGGCGAATGTCCGCGTGAACACGGTGTCGGGCTGGCCCACTTCGCTGCCGGTCACACGCAGGCTAAACGGCACACCGGCAGCCATTGGAAGCCGGGGCGCCAGGGTATAGGTAACGCCGTCCTGTGTCGAGGCCGCGTAGGGAAAGGCTACGCCGGTCGAATCCACCAGCGAGGCGATGCGGGTCAGTCGTTCGGCCGCCACAGGCGCGCTTAGCCGCATGCCCGGGTGTTGCCCGGGGAAAAGCGTTTGTACCGTCCCCGCCGGCGCAAGCCCTGCCGCCGGGGCGAACGACACGAAGCGCACCTGGACGGTATCCTGTGCGGCGGATGGGGAGAAACCGACGGTGTCGGCCACGACGGGGTTCAGGCTCGAATCCGCCAGCCCGCCGGGCTGGATGGTGTGCCGCGATGCGAACAGGGGCGCGGTCTCGACGAACACCTGACGCGGGTCCTCGACCTGGAGGTAGACGGCTTCGACGGGCACGACCTGCCGGCTCACCGAGTCCCGCACCGTCCACAACGCCGGGTTGGTGTCGAGGAACTGAATGGATTCCGAGAAGCGCAACGTGAGGCGGCGATTCGAGAGCGCGCGGACGCGTTGCAGGGCCGGCGGAATCGTATCCAACTGCGTCAGCAGCCACGGACGCGGCGCCGGGGTACCGAGGGAGTCGGCGATGAGGAATGAGTCCGGCGGCACGGCGAAGGGTTCCACGCCATCGGGCCTCGCGTTGCGGTTTAGATCTCGCAAGCCGATGACGAAATAGGGCTGCTCGCTCAGGAAGTCGAACGCGAATCGGCCATCGGAGTCGGTTTGCGTCCGATAGGCCGGCCGTTCCGGGAGGGTCGGCGGCAGCGTCGAATCCGGAACGGCGTAAGCAAAGACATCGACCGTTGCGGCTGGATCACCTTCCAGTGCATCCACGACTCGCCCGGCGAGCCGGCCCCGGTTGATCACGGGACCGGTGGCAAAGGCGATCGTGATCGGCTGCTTGAGGGCGACCCGGTTGAGGTCGCGCAGTTTGGTGTCGAGCGTGACGATGTACGTCGTGTTGGGGCTCAGCGCCTCGGGAAACAGGATCGATACGGCTCGTTTTCGCCAGCGGTAGGCGGGTGGGCGTGGGAACTCGGGCGTGATCGAGACGGCCTGGGCGAACGAGGCCTGATCGACGTATTCGGAAAACACGAGGTGGAGTTCGGTGGCGTCCACATTGACGCTCTGGGACGCCGGCACCGCCGACACGACGGCCGGCGGCGCGGTATCGGTGGGTCCGCCCGTGGGCGCTACCGGGATGGCGCATGAGGCCATGAGGCCGGCAGCGGCGAGGGATGCCGCAGGCAAAAAGCGCGGGATGGGCATCGATCAGCTGTCCTCGGCGCGTTCGCTGCGCAGGGTGAAAAAAAGATAGGCGCCGAGCACCGTGGCGCCCACGGCCAGGGTAGGCTCCAGAATCCGTCGGAGCCAGCGTGCCTCCGGAGTGGACGCCCGCGTCTCGGCATAATCGTTTGTCGTCAGAGAGGCGGCGATCGACCGGGGGAAGCGGTCTTCAAAGGCGTCGTTGCAGGTGCGTGTGTCGATGACGCGGCCATCCGGGGCCAGAAGCGTGGCGTCGAGGGCGAGGGTGACGCGCCGGTTAACGGTGCGTCGCCGCGTGCGAGTCAGGGTCACCCCGGCCTGGCGCACATCGATGCGGATACCGGGAATGTTCGGAGCGACGGAATCAGCGAGGAAGACGGAGTGTTGGGCCCGTGCGC encodes:
- a CDS encoding ABC transporter permease translates to MGFGEAFRMAIDALRANKTRSFLTLVGMIIGVFAIIVSVTAVEVIDVYFKDSMQFLGSSTFNVTRYPQIRVDGGRRDERNRPNLSYEQIERLSSLMELPVTVSVIEDFHFGAVRYGSRETEPNLVLLGGDQNFLGNFSYELEQGRFLTEQDVQYARGVAVIGKPLADELFPSETPLGKSIRMDGHRYEVVGVLAEKGSFLGFSQDNRIVTPITRLFTLYGSTDRNIGSVSLRVQDPVLLNAAMEEAIGRMRAIRKVPPGEENNFEIATNDTFQGFFDAFTGVLRVGGAGIGLISLFAAGIGIMNIMLVSVTERTREIGIRKSIGARRKDIMRQFLLEAFFLCQIGGLIGILLGALVGNGVALYFDIRAVFPWDWAIIGIVMVTFISLIFGGFPAYKAARLDPIDSLRYE
- the rpiA gene encoding ribose-5-phosphate isomerase RpiA gives rise to the protein MDKAKQDAAKQALGEAAARLVEDGMRVGLGTGSTTALAIEAIGRRVRAEGLRIVGVPTSFAAERRARTFGIPLATLDDVEALDLAIDGADEVDPAFNLIKGGGAAHTREKIVAALAKRFVVLVDESKLVRRLGLTRPVPLEVLPMALAPVQRALERLGAKPELRMAVRKDGPVVTDQGFWIVDAMFPPIEDPARLAIELQAIPGVLDHGLFIGLAHDVLVAADDGTVRELVREA
- a CDS encoding energy transducer TonB produces the protein MSLRKSDKANLRSQYHLFVQVGLVLALVVLIAAFRFDLTSDSSFQVVEVQQEIVQMEEILQTKQVEKPPPPPKPPVPVEVPDDEILEDEDLDLDVSLELDQEIVDLPPPPPAAEEEEEETEIFMIVEDMPELIGGLGSIQSKIRYPEIAKKAGVEGRVFVQFVVGVNGEVLDPVVVRGIGAGCDEEAVRAVSQAKFKPGRQRGKAVPVKMSLPITFKLK
- a CDS encoding VanZ family protein translates to MTRAYVLAIGWTLGIMAACSIPGNDLPDLDIDLLRPDKIVHFSLFMGLGWLWLRALPQKLPYRFALVLGLGALYAIGTEVYQGLLPWDRTPDPLDAAANLIGLFTAAGVQHWIERKRWQ
- a CDS encoding NAD(P)H-hydrate dehydratase, which gives rise to MQPLHLPVLTAAAMRAADRETIEVFGIPGFTLMETAGREAVRVIESRFGAVMGRRVVCLCGAGNNGGDGLVVARVLHARGAHVFAGCMANAEALPPDAALNYRLLERLVAEDGERVAVFDLQASDSLDRLASADLLVDALLGTGLTRALGARYQEVVDAINAADVPVVALDIPTGLDSDTGEAHGRPVVADGSITMGALKAGLLLGEGPRVAGWIETVEIGIPAHLIARAAAAPGCAHRTTDAAIRALLPTRAHDAHKYSVGTALVVAGSVGFTGAAALAAEAAARSGAGAVICATAAPAQPVLAVKLTDVMTAPLPTNADGIEAGPAVDALEGPLKKARALLVGPGLGRQPGTQAFVRALLKRARLPTVVDADGLVALAGMEAHIADLSAGDWILTPHLGEFRTLAGGEVDTSNRITLASAYARRWQCVLIVKGLPSIVAAPDGRVFINGTGNALLATAGTGDVLAGLCTGFLAQGLSPLDAALCALHIGGAAADRHAASVNPRAMMASDLTPHLPDLFRTRFYVDP
- a CDS encoding Ig-like domain-containing protein; its protein translation is MPIPRFLPAASLAAAGLMASCAIPVAPTGGPTDTAPPAVVSAVPASQSVNVDATELHLVFSEYVDQASFAQAVSITPEFPRPPAYRWRKRAVSILFPEALSPNTTYIVTLDTKLRDLNRVALKQPITIAFATGPVINRGRLAGRVVDALEGDPAATVDVFAYAVPDSTLPPTLPERPAYRTQTDSDGRFAFDFLSEQPYFVIGLRDLNRNARPDGVEPFAVPPDSFLIADSLGTPAPRPWLLTQLDTIPPALQRVRALSNRRLTLRFSESIQFLDTNPALWTVRDSVSRQVVPVEAVYLQVEDPRQVFVETAPLFASRHTIQPGGLADSSLNPVVADTVGFSPSAAQDTVQVRFVSFAPAAGLAPAGTVQTLFPGQHPGMRLSAPVAAERLTRIASLVDSTGVAFPYAASTQDGVTYTLAPRLPMAAGVPFSLRVTGSEVGQPDTVFTRTFAYLSPDELGELSGVARADSGATGAPVVELMPYQPPSQPIPAVATDAEGRFLFSNLPAQTRYRVRAFLDRNGNMRWDGGAIAPFAFAEPIQWSTDSLTVRARWATELSDTLTIK